A stretch of the Haladaptatus cibarius D43 genome encodes the following:
- a CDS encoding glycosyltransferase family 4 protein yields MEIVYVVASNKGGLPHYAAELANAVSKDADVTVIKPSEEVDDELFDSSIRLVNAFDPTELSVVNLYNFDFHLQKNLSGMASYNHVKAIEWLDPDVVHIPTGLFPHVKLFLWYHGIVGEYPTVVTRHELLSANPSLNEYLRFPVLAQNALNFLLPELSVDQTVVHTKENKRTLQKKGVSGDNVSVIPHGAYDMFTKYEYEERPTEDNSVLFFGNIVPHKAVDTLVDAVLRARHEIPNIKLIIAGDGTIPPQTQRRIENNPEQFEVHNEFIPNETVGELFSRTSIAAMPYKDQGGNKGHSGTLTIAY; encoded by the coding sequence ATGGAGATCGTGTACGTAGTCGCCTCTAACAAAGGTGGGCTTCCGCACTACGCCGCCGAGTTGGCGAACGCCGTCTCGAAGGACGCCGATGTAACGGTCATCAAACCGTCGGAGGAAGTCGATGACGAGTTGTTCGACAGTTCTATTCGACTGGTCAACGCGTTCGACCCGACCGAACTCTCGGTCGTCAACCTCTACAACTTTGACTTTCACCTTCAAAAGAACCTCTCTGGAATGGCGTCGTACAACCACGTCAAAGCAATCGAGTGGTTAGACCCCGACGTCGTCCACATCCCGACGGGATTGTTCCCCCATGTGAAACTCTTTCTCTGGTATCACGGAATCGTTGGCGAGTATCCGACAGTCGTCACCAGACACGAACTGCTCTCGGCGAACCCGTCGCTCAATGAATACCTTCGGTTTCCGGTGCTCGCACAGAACGCGCTCAACTTCTTGCTCCCCGAACTGTCGGTCGACCAGACCGTCGTTCACACGAAAGAGAACAAGCGGACGCTCCAGAAAAAAGGTGTCTCGGGCGACAATGTGTCCGTGATTCCGCACGGCGCGTACGACATGTTCACCAAGTACGAGTACGAGGAACGACCGACTGAGGACAACAGCGTCCTCTTTTTCGGCAACATCGTCCCGCACAAAGCGGTGGACACCTTGGTCGATGCCGTCCTTCGGGCGAGGCACGAAATACCCAACATCAAGCTCATCATCGCTGGTGACGGGACAATACCGCCACAGACGCAACGTCGAATCGAGAACAATCCGGAGCAGTTCGAGGTTCACAACGAGTTCATCCCGAACGAGACGGTCGGTGAACTCTTCTCTCGAACGAGTATCGCCGCGATGCCGTACAAAGACCAAGGGGGAAACAAGGGACACAGCGGAACGCTCACCATCGCGTAC